The Hyla sarda isolate aHylSar1 chromosome 3, aHylSar1.hap1, whole genome shotgun sequence genome contains the following window.
TTCAAGTATTAcacagacatatcaaaagtttgatTGGTCAAGAACACTGTGCAGAGACCCCCGccgatctctagatatagccGGGAGAAGTATGAGGCTGTGTGCTTCTCTCCCCAACAATTTGCTATGTCTAACTCCTAGAAGGAAACGGGCTCGATAGACCTGAAAGACTAGTCAGTCTTAGATGTAGGAAGGAAAGGaaggtaagtattttttttttttttttttttttttttactgcccccCAGCAATATACAATCTTTTTTTGGAGCAAAGTAAACAGATCTGTTAAAATAAGTTACCCATCACTTTATCTTCTGAAACTATTCCTAGTCTGTATGCCTGAGATAGGGAAAGTAGACTGACACTTGGTACActtgataaaaatatatacagtacagaccaaaagtttggacacacctcattcagagttttcttaattttcatgacaatgaaaattgtagattcacactgaaggcatcaaaactatgaattaacacatgtggaattatataaataacaaagtgtgaaacaactgaaaatatgtcatattctaagttctagccaccttttgctttgattactgctttgcacactcttggcattctcttgatgagcttcaagaggtagtcacctgaaatggtcttccaacagtcttgaaggagttcccagaaatgcttagcacttgttggccctttttgccttcactctgtggtccagctcacAACAAACCATCCCgtttgggttcaggtccggtgactgtggaggccaggtcatcaggcgcagcaccccatcactctccttcttagtcaaacagcccttacacagcctggaggtgtgtttggggtcattgtcctgttgaaaaataaatgatggtccaactaaacgcaaacgggatggaatagcatgcagcTGCAAGATGCtggggtagccatgctggttcagtatgccttcaattttgaataaatccccaacagtgtcaccagtaaagcacctccacaccatcacacctcctcctccacaccagcacacatgtgaagtgaaaaccatttcaggtgactacctcttgaatctcaacaagagaatgccaagagtgtgcaaagcagtaatcaaagcaaaaggtggctactttgaagaatatgacatattttcagttgtttcacacttttttgttatggctataattccacatgtgttaattcatagttttgatgccttcaatgtgaatctacaattttcacagtcatgaaaataaagaaaactctgaatgagaaggtgtgtccaaacttttggtccgtACTGTATTGTATGAGCGCTGTTTAACATGCTGTAACAATATGAGCTTcagaaaatataaaaagtattATGGGATATTGGTACAAAATCTTCACATCTTTATGCATTATTctggcctaaaaaaaaaaaaaaaaaaaaaaaaaggaggtctTAAGTTTGGTCACAAAAAAGTGGTATACTATATAACTGTATGGCCATCACAGACTGAATGTTTACATTTATTGTCCTTTAAATAaatactacaaaaaaaataaaaagaagggaaATAAATTGTAATAAATCATTGACTCTTTTGTGGTCCACTATTCGTACATATAGCTGTTTATACTGTCCTGACTCGTGCTGTATCATGAGGAGGCTTCACTACAATGCATCAAATTGCTGCAAATCCAAAAGGGCAGCATTCCAGAGTGATGTCAATAGCCCGGCCTCTGAAAGTTCTGTTTTATACAGCCAGCCCCCTCTCCCTTCCATCCACACCTCCTCAATTGTTCCCATAAACTGTGACAAACTTCAGACGTTGCCACACAACTCCAGGAAGGGTGGAATGAAGACTTCCCTGTAGCCTGAGGCATAGTGACCTAGACCTTCTCCACAACCACTAAACAATAAGGTAAGAATGTCGGCACCAATGGATAGTCTTCTACACTGTGCATGATGTCAGCTGTCTGAATGCAGCCGACGTATCTATGGACCATGTACTAGACTAGATTGAGTATTAAACGACCTGGATGTGCGCCTAGCCATTTACGTACTCCTAGTTTATCTTACCAATAACAAATATCGCAGCGAAATCCAAAAGTTGGAAAGCATGTACGAAAAAGAAAGCCCGGGAGAGAAGAGATTAGAGTTATATAACACAGATAACGGCAGATGGTTGGAAAATTCCTGACTAACAAGTCGGCAaccagatcattctctggagaggCCAAATTCTGCAAATCTGTCAGTTCACGGCTGAGCGGCAGCACGCATCGTCCCCTTCGTATCGCAATTCCTTTGTGTGTTTTCTGCTTTATATAAAGATTGGAAATGTGCAGCTCGCACAGGCGAACTACTAGTCTCAAGAGTGTGGAGCGCTGCGAGAATGAGGAGGGCTGTAGCTTTAGATCTTCTCAGGAACGTTTCTATTCACTTACTGCAAGCACACATATTGACACAGTGTAATAAGGTTGTGTCTTTACAggatatgccagtgtttcccaaccagggtgcctccagctgttgcaaaactacaacatatcccagtgtttcccaaccagggtgcctccagctgttgcaaaactacaactcccagcatgtccggacagccgttggctgtccgggcatgctgggagttgtagttttgcaacagctggaggcaccctggttgggaaacactgggatatgcCAAAAGATCTATTGGGCCCAAGCTAGTCTGCAGAATATAGTCAtgttcaaggggttatccaggaaaaaaactttttttttatatatcaactggctccagaaagttaaacagatttgtaaatggcttctattaaaaaaaaaaatcttaatcctttcagtacttatgagcttctgaagtggagttgttcttttctgtctaagttctctctgatgacacctgtcttgggaaccacccagtttagaagcaaatccccatagcaaacctcttctaaactgggcggttcccgagacaggtgtcatcagagagcactcagacagaaaagaacaactcaacttcagaagctcataggtactgaaaggattaagatttttttaacagaagtaatttacaaatctgtttaactttctggagccagttgatatatatatatataaaaaaagtttttcctggaatacccctttaagctactgactgtatatagtaaAGAAAGTGATAGAGATGTGGTGGAGGTATCCCGCAGTGGTTACCTTTGGCGTGCGTCCGCAGCAGGATGTGGAGGATGTAATGGTCAGCAGCACACAACACAACAGCCGCTTCCTCACAGTTCTCCTTCTCTGGTGCAGAGGAAATGGAAGAAATTCCACAAAGATCTAGGGAACTTGAGTAAACTAATGGCGTGCACTTCCTGGGAACTGCCAGACTCCCTACATTCCCTGAGAAAGCGCTGTCCATAGGACGACAATCAACAATCTAGAGAGAAACCTCTGAGACCACCACCCAAAATGAGTGGTCTtctcataggcccagatttatcaaactgtgtgagaggaaataattgtgattttcccacagcaaccaatcacagctcagctaaccagctctggtaaagtgaaagctgagctgtgattggttgctgtgggaaaaatcgatatttttttctctcacacagtttgataaatctgggccagtacgCATAAAAGATGGTGGAACTGTGGCAGAAagtgtggtcttctcaaagaggtggtcttaTCACTGTAGTTTATAAAACATTCAGCTTCACATGAGCAGCCTCCATGGCAGCTGCTACTAATACCCGCTAATGCAATAAGCCATTGTTTACCAGGAATAACAGCAGGAGTCCCGCCAAGCCTCCTTACCTACAGAGCAGGCAACAAAACAAAGGACTCAAGTATTTTTAACCGCTGTATTTATCCCACCCGTGACCTTCTCCAAAATCTCCTATTATCCGTAACACGCTCATGTGGGTTTAGGTGGCACAAACACACCATTCCAGATCAGGACTATGGGATTAGTGAAGAGATGATGGCAGACCTATGGCAGGCTAGGACTAGCTCTATGTGGGTTTGGGTAACAAGATACCGGGCCAAATGATTATATTCACGAAGGAAATCTACAATGCCAAATGGAAATATTGTCTGCAGGTTCAGTGTCCTTACAGATGATACAggaacagcattaaaggggtattccaggaaaaaaagcttatttttatatagatcaactggctccagaaagttaaacagatttgtaaattacttctattaaaaaaaaaatcttaatcctttcagtacttatgagctgctgaagttgagttgttattttctgtctaagtgctctctgatgacacctgtctcgggaaatgtccagagtagaagcaaatccccatagcaaacctattctactctgtgaagtacccaagacaagcagagatgtcagcagagagcattgttgccagacataaaatcactcaacttcagcagctgataactattggaaggattaagattaaaaaataaaaaaataaaaagttttttcctggaatacccctttaatgctcattGCTAAAAGGGCTCAAAATAAAACGCTATGTAGCCCAGGAGCTATGGACTTGAGTACGTGTCGGATTGGTCTCCAGCACTGTCATTGCTGTGAGGTGAATGTGCAGACGTATGTGATCCACACAGCTTGCATATTGCAGCAAGTCTATAGGCTTCTGGTTTATGTCTCTGTCTGGGAATCCAGTATAAAGCCAAGAGAAGGCTGAAGTATTACAGTGCCCAAACAGAGGGCATGTGCTTCTTAGCCTAATATGGACTACACTATACTTCATATGTAACACAGAGATCCACATGAGAATTGAGCACTACGTAGCTGTGATAAATCTCTAGGCCTGGCCTAAATCTTGTAGAGGAGAATGTAGAGAATGCCTGGAAGACATAGAACATACATGGCTGAATCCCATCTCAATGACTGTATCGGATGGCTCAGAGTTGCATGCTTCACAGATCACCACACTGCCTGGTTATTACTAACCGTATTAACACTAGCTAATGTCAAGGAGTAGGGGTAATAGAACTATATCACCACCATCCATAAAGCTAACTAGTCTGATAAACTCAATCCACGTCATAATGGTTTATACAGTTCAATGGTTTGGATGGCAAAAAGAAATGGCACCTATTAATTTACATGACTTCCGTTCACAATGAGTTTCTAACGTTCACTCTCCTGCTCTTTCATCTTCACCAGACTCTCTAAAGTCAGGGAGAAGACTCCGCTCCTTCTCACACCCGCCATACGGGAAGCATTCTGTCTCTTTCTGCATCTCTTCTATAACCCATCACCTGCACCTCTCTGTCCTTCTGTAGCCATGGATAAGGTCCAGCACATAACCCGATCTGCCATGAGGAGAGCCTCAAATATTGAGGTCAACCCACAGACCCGCCAAAATCTACAGGAACTCTTTGTCAATTTCTCCCTGATTCTCATCTGTCTTCTTCTCATCTGTATCATTGTGATGCTCCTCTGAGGTTCTACACCCCAACAGACAGACTAAACTGCCCCCTGAAGCTCCTCCATAAAGATGTGATGTAACACTCCCCATCCACCCGGCACCGGTCCTGGCTGTGTATGCAGTGTCTCCATTCTGTACATTGATATTTCTATTATTGCACAATAAACCTATGGTAACCTTTTCCTCTTCCTTGCAGCCTATCTAGTATAGGTGTGTGGATTGTAGTGTGTGTCCCCATGCAGTGTTAAATAAAAGTTCCACAGAATGACACTTCTGACTCTAGATTTGGTGTAAATTATATGCAAACCTGGATTTGCCACCATTCCTCAGGAAAGTGTGTGTGCCTACATTGTATTCCACAAAACTATACAGTGAGaaacttaaaaggggtaatccgccaaaaaacatcccctatccaaaggatagggcataaaatgtccgattgctgggggtcccgccgctggggacccctgcaatctccggcgTGGCACCCTAATCGTCATCccagcatggagcgaactccactcaGTGCCGGATAACTGACTGCTACAGccgccacactccctccattcatgtctatgggaggaggtgtgacggctacaTAGTAgcaatcatgccccctcccatagacatggagggagcgtggtgtgacgtcacgaacatggaagctccaagcttccaagTTCCGGACGTCACTGCTGCCGGCACGCAGATCTTggagatccccagcagcgggatccccgcgatcagacatcctatcctttggataggggataagatgttttccggcggagctcccctttaaccccttgccacaaatgCCGCTGTGGCACGGCAGGGTTacgaagcaagctcaggagctgagcttgcatcatacccgcacggtcccagctgctatcagcagccaggacacgTTGGTTAATGCTGGAGATCGACGTTCAGGCAGAAGTctggtattaactctttagacgcggcgatcaaagttgaacgccgtgtctaaagtgaaagtttcctggcagctcagtcgagctgatcgggaccatcgtgggggaaatgcgatgtcccgatcaactaggacgcatcaggagggtgccttacctgcctcctgcgcgtctgatcggcgattgattgctccaagcctgaaatccaggcttgagcaatcgaccgccgataatgctgatcaatgcaatgcaatggcattgatcagtgtactgaatcaatgtactgcatgttatagttatATGGGGGACAAAGGATCATTTTTATTATTCAGCCTTTTACCGTTCACACTGGGAAATGACCAGCAAAGAATGAAGGACTGTTCTGTTGATCATCATTCCTCAGTTCTGATAATGGAAAAACCAACCTACTCCTCATTCCCTCCCCACTGCACTGCTTCCATACTTGCAGCATACTTACTTCCACACTACAgctctagggctgggcggtataccggttcattccgaataccgaaatttttgtgctgcacgatatgaattctaacccataccgcaatatctgtttggcccctccccctcgggaatgaatgaatcagcccagcgcggCGCTTTCCCCACAtccgggaactaatcatatgtgaccgagCGCTgttctggccccccccccccaaaattaattattagcccagcgctgtccccatcagggtaaatactcacatgtcacccgcatgcgctgccctcctcatcctgtttgttgcggccgccggcgctgacactctataccagtggtctccaacctgcggacctccagatgttgcaaaactacaactcccagcatgcctggacagccgttggcatggcatgcttggagttgtagttttgcaacatctggaggtccgcaggttggagaccactgctctatactgtgcggtatccctatgcccaggctgcaaaaaataatacaaaataaactttaactcacctcccgttggtctggTACcagcctcacttgtttcctggggacagGAATGTCGGACAGCtgtcagtctatcaccggccgcagcgatgttcccgctcggccggtgataggttgagcccactgtcatgttagAAGCCGGCTAGGCCGACGGCTGTCAGACGTTCCCGTCTCCAGCGCAAGtccgacgtaggtgcgttaaagtttattttgtttaccttttgcagcccgggcatagggataccgcacagtatagagtgccagcgccggcggctgcaacaatcaggacaaggagggcagcgcatgcgggtgatatgtgagtatttaccccgatggggatgtgggctgataatatggggggggggggggggggggctaggaaataccgttatatacagtggaaccgctaaaagtttaaaaaatactgtgatgcacacatttggtcataccgcccagccctatacaGCTCTTTCTGTTTAGACTAGTTCCAGGCTAACAGCACAAACCCACCAGATCACATAAAGGTCTTTTATAATATAGCAGTGATAGGATAGTTATAACTTACAAACAACTTTTACTGTATAAAGAGGATGAAGAAAGCAGATAAGTCCAGCATCACCTCAAGGTAAAAGCTTGCATCTTTTTTTagtgctccttaaaggggtactctgatgctcCGAAAgcagtgattgtgacatcatgccacactccctcccattcatgtctatgggaggggggcgtgtcggccgacacgccccacccatagaca
Protein-coding sequences here:
- the PLN gene encoding cardiac phospholamban translates to MDKVQHITRSAMRRASNIEVNPQTRQNLQELFVNFSLILICLLLICIIVMLL